The Deinococcus seoulensis genome includes the window CGGCCTCTGCGTGCGGCACAATCGGGGGTATTCATGACCCGAACTGTCGACATCGTCCAGAAACTCTGGAACCTCTGCAATGACCTGCGTGACGACGGCGTCACGTTCCACCAGTACGTCACCGAGCTGACCTACCTGCTGTTCCTGAAGATGGCCAAGGAGACCGGGCAGGAAGAAGGCCGGGACGGCGGCATCAACATCCCCCTCCAGAACCGCTGGGACACCCTGAAGGCCGCCTCTGCGCCCGACCGGCTGGACCACTACCGGCAGACGCTGCTGGACCTCGGCAAGAGCCCCGCGCCCCTCGTGCGGATGATCTACGCCGACGCCAGTTCTTTCATCCGCAAACCCGCCACCCTGAGCAAGCTCGTGACGGACATCGACGCGCTCGACTGGTACTCCGCGAAGGAGGAAGGGCTGGGCGACCTGTACGAAGGGCTGCTCGCCAAGAACGCCAACGAGAAGAAGAGCGGCGCCGGCCAGTACTTCACGCCCCGCCCGCTGATCGACAGCATCGTCGCCGTCATGCAGCCCACCAGCGACGACATCATCCAGGACCCCGCCGCGGGCACCGGCGGCTTCCTGATCGCCGCGCACCACCACATCACCACCCACGAAGACGAATACTCCTGGCCCGAAACGAAACAACGGGCGTACTACGAGAACGCCTTCCACGGCATGGAACTCGTCCCGGACACGCAACGCCTCGCGCTGATGAACCTCATGCTGCACGGCCTCGCCAACGACCCCGAACGCAGCGGCATCCGCCTGGGCGACACCCTGAGCAGCGACCACCAGAAACTCCCCAAAGCCACCCTAATCCTGAGTAACCCCCCGTTCGGCACGAAGAAAGGCGGCGGCACCCCCACCCGCGACGACCTCACCTACGTCACCAGCAACAAACAATTCGCGTTCCTGCAACACATCTACCGCGCCCTGAAAACCCACGGCCGCGCCGCCGTCATCCTCCCAGACAACGTCCTGTTCGAAAGCGGCATCGGCAAACAGATCCGCGCCGACCTGATGGACAAATGCACCCTGCACACCATCCTGCGCCTCCCCACCGGGATCTTCTACGCGCAGGGCGTCAAAACCAACGTCCTGTTCTTCACACGCGGCACCAGCGACAAAGGCAACACCAAAGAAGTCTGGGTGTACGACCTGCGCGCCAACATGCCCCACTTCGGCAAACGCACCCCCTTCACCCGCGAGTACTTCACCGAATTCGAAACCGCCTACGGCCCCGACCCCTACGGCGGCCCCGACGCCCTGGCCGCCCGAGTGGACACCGGCCCCGAAGGACGCTTCCGCCGCTTCACCCGCGAACAGATCGCCGAACGCGGCGACAGCCTGGACATCAGCTGGCTGAAAGACGACAGCGCCGACCAGGGCGACCTGCCCGAACCCGCCCAGCTGGCCGAGGAAGCCCTGACGGAACTCGCCGGCGCGATGGAAGAACTCCGCGCCATCCTCCTCGAACTGGGCGAGGACCAGCAGGCCCTCGAAGAAGCCGGAGTGCTCAGTTGAACGACACCCCACCCGACTTCACGCCCATCCTGACCCTGATCCGCGACGCCCAGGGCCGCGCCCTGCAACGCGTCAACCGCGAACTGATCGACCTGTACTGGCAGATCGGCGCGTACCTGCACGCCCGCATCCAGGCGGACGGCTGGGGACGCGGCACCGTCCGGCAACTCGCCGACTGGCTCGCCCAGGAACACCCGCAGGCACGCGGGTTCTCCGCATCGAACCTGTGGCGCATGGGGCAGTTCTACGACACCTACCGGGGCAACCCAAAACTCGCAACACTGTTGCGAGAACTGGGCTGGTCCCACCACATGACCATCATCGGCCGCGCGCAGAGCGAACAGGAACGCGAATTCTACCTTCAGGCCGCCACGCAGGGCCACTGGACCCACCGGGAACTCCTGCGCCAGCTGGAAGGCGGCCTCTACCAACGCACCCTGACCAACCCCGCCCAGCTGAGCCCCGCCCTGCACCAGCAGCACCCCACCGCCCCGCCCCTGTTCCGGGACAGTTACCTGCTGGACTTCCTGAACCTCCCGCCCGCCCACAGCGAACACGACCTGCGGCGCGGCCTGGTCACGCACCTGAAACACTTCCTGATGGAACTCGGCCCGGACTTCACGTTCATCGCCGAGGAGTACCGCGTGCAGGTCGGCACGCAGGACTTCTTCATCGACCTGCTGCTGTACCACCGGGGCCTTCAGGCGCTGGTGGCGTTCGAACTGAAAATCACGCACTTCACGCCCGCCATGCTGGGCCAACTGGACTTCTACCTGGAAGCCCTGGACCGCGACCACCGCAAACCGCACGAGAACCCCAGCATCGGCGTGCTGCTGTGCCGCAGCGCCGACGAGCAGGTCGTCGAGTACGCCCTGGCCCGCAGCGCCAGCCCCGCCCTGGTCGCCCGGTACCTGACCGCCCTGCCCGACAAGGCCCTGCTGCAAGCCAAACTGAACGAGTTCTACACCCTGGAAGAAGGAATGAAAGATGACGAGTGATCTGAGAGGATACAGAGCGAACACGCCCGAATTATGCGAAGGCCAGCAGGCACTGGAAGAGGCTGGGGTGCTGGTGTGAGCG containing:
- a CDS encoding PDDEXK nuclease domain-containing protein, whose product is MNDTPPDFTPILTLIRDAQGRALQRVNRELIDLYWQIGAYLHARIQADGWGRGTVRQLADWLAQEHPQARGFSASNLWRMGQFYDTYRGNPKLATLLRELGWSHHMTIIGRAQSEQEREFYLQAATQGHWTHRELLRQLEGGLYQRTLTNPAQLSPALHQQHPTAPPLFRDSYLLDFLNLPPAHSEHDLRRGLVTHLKHFLMELGPDFTFIAEEYRVQVGTQDFFIDLLLYHRGLQALVAFELKITHFTPAMLGQLDFYLEALDRDHRKPHENPSIGVLLCRSADEQVVEYALARSASPALVARYLTALPDKALLQAKLNEFYTLEEGMKDDE
- a CDS encoding class I SAM-dependent DNA methyltransferase; protein product: MTRTVDIVQKLWNLCNDLRDDGVTFHQYVTELTYLLFLKMAKETGQEEGRDGGINIPLQNRWDTLKAASAPDRLDHYRQTLLDLGKSPAPLVRMIYADASSFIRKPATLSKLVTDIDALDWYSAKEEGLGDLYEGLLAKNANEKKSGAGQYFTPRPLIDSIVAVMQPTSDDIIQDPAAGTGGFLIAAHHHITTHEDEYSWPETKQRAYYENAFHGMELVPDTQRLALMNLMLHGLANDPERSGIRLGDTLSSDHQKLPKATLILSNPPFGTKKGGGTPTRDDLTYVTSNKQFAFLQHIYRALKTHGRAAVILPDNVLFESGIGKQIRADLMDKCTLHTILRLPTGIFYAQGVKTNVLFFTRGTSDKGNTKEVWVYDLRANMPHFGKRTPFTREYFTEFETAYGPDPYGGPDALAARVDTGPEGRFRRFTREQIAERGDSLDISWLKDDSADQGDLPEPAQLAEEALTELAGAMEELRAILLELGEDQQALEEAGVLS